The Kribbella sp. NBC_00662 nucleotide sequence CTGGTGCTCGCGACGCAGAACCCGATCGAGTCCGACGGCGTGTACGCGCTGCCCGAAGCACAACGTGACCGGTTCCTGCTGAAGATCACGGTCGACTACCCGACACCGTTGGAGGAGCTGACGATCCTGCAGCGGATGAGCGCGCACCGGCCGCACGCCGCCGCGGTACTCACCCCGGAACAGGTCGTTCAGTTGCAGGAGGCAACGGATGACGTGTTCGTGCACAACGCGGTGGCGGAGTACGTCGTACGTCTCGTGCATGCGACGCGGGCGCCGGAGCAGTACGGGATCCATGACCTGGCCGGCGTCCTGGAGTTCGGCGCGAGTCCACGCGCGACGCTCGGCCTGGTCGCGGCCGGGCGTGCGCTCGCGTTGCTGCGCGGACGCGACTATGTGCTGCCGGCGGATGTGTACGACGTGGCGCTCGATGTGATGGCGCACCGGTTGGTGCTGACCTTTGACGCGCTGGCCGACGGGGTCGATCCGCGGTCGGTGGTCGCACGGATCACGCAGACGATCCAGCAGCCGCACGTGGTTCCGGCCGATGAGGCTCAGGGATCCGCAGCATGAACGATCTACTGGCCGGGCGGGAACGGGCCTTGCGCGCACTGGAGTTGACGGTGAAGCGCAAGCTGGAAGGGTTCCTGCACGGCGAGATCACCGGCCTGCGGAGCGGTCCCGGCAGCGAGCCGAACGAAGCGCGGCCGTACCAGCCGGGGCAGGACGACATCCGGCGGATGGACTGGAACGTGACCGCCCGTTCACTGGAGCCGCACGTGCGGGCGCCGTTGGCGGAGCGCGAACTGGAGACGTGGGCGCTGCTCGACGCGTCCGCGAGCATGGACTTCGGCACTGCCCTGAGCGAGAAGCGCGATCTGGCCGTCGCTGTCGTCGGAGCGGTCGGCCTGCTCGCCGACCGCCCGGGCAACAGCCTCGGCATCAGAATCGCCCTGGGCAACGACCTGCGACGGCTTCCCGCCGCTGGCGGTGCAGTCCAGCTCCGCCGCTCGCTGCGCACGCTGCTGTCGTTGCCCAGAGCAACACCTGGCGCTGTTCCCCGGACGGATCTGGGACACGCGATCGGTCGACTCAACCGCGAACATCCGCGTCCCGGCCTCCGCGTGATCGTCTCGGACTTCCATGAAGACGGTTGGGCCGACCAACTCCGGCGGCTGGCCGCACGTCACGAGGTACTCGCAGTCGAAGCCCTGGACCCCCGCGAACTGGACCTCCCCGAGGTCGGCCTGCTCACCCTGGTCGACCCCGAGACCGGCCGCCGTCGCGAGATCCAGACCTCCAACCGCAAGCTCCGCCGCCGGTACGCCGATGCGATGGCGGCGCACCGCACCCGAACCGCTCAGGCAATCCGCGCCGCGGGTGCGGCGCATCTGGTACTGCGCACCGACACCGACTGGGTCCGTGATGTCGCCGCCTTTGCCACCGCCCGCCGCCGGGCCGGTGCCCGCCGGAACCAGACCGTGAGGACCGGTGTCAGATGAGATTCGAGCAACCCCTGTGGCTCTGGCTGCTGGTGCTGGTCGCCGCACTGGTCGTGGCGTACCTGATCGCCCAGCGGCGCCGGACGAAGTACGCCGTCCGGTTCGCGACCCTCCCGATGCTGGAGAAGGTCGCTCCCAAGCGGCCCGGCTGGCGCCGGCACGCGCCGGCCGCGGCCTTCCTCGCGGCACTCACCGTGCTGACGATCGCGATC carries:
- a CDS encoding AAA family ATPase → MTSAALEHALFEVKKVVVGQDHLVERMLVGLLARGHCLLEGVPGVAKTLAVRTLAEVIGGRFARLQFTPDLVPGDIIGTRIWRPSTEAFDTELGPVFANLVLADEINRAPAKVQSALLEAMAENQVSIGGTSYRLPEPFLVLATQNPIESDGVYALPEAQRDRFLLKITVDYPTPLEELTILQRMSAHRPHAAAVLTPEQVVQLQEATDDVFVHNAVAEYVVRLVHATRAPEQYGIHDLAGVLEFGASPRATLGLVAAGRALALLRGRDYVLPADVYDVALDVMAHRLVLTFDALADGVDPRSVVARITQTIQQPHVVPADEAQGSAA
- a CDS encoding DUF58 domain-containing protein, producing the protein MNDLLAGRERALRALELTVKRKLEGFLHGEITGLRSGPGSEPNEARPYQPGQDDIRRMDWNVTARSLEPHVRAPLAERELETWALLDASASMDFGTALSEKRDLAVAVVGAVGLLADRPGNSLGIRIALGNDLRRLPAAGGAVQLRRSLRTLLSLPRATPGAVPRTDLGHAIGRLNREHPRPGLRVIVSDFHEDGWADQLRRLAARHEVLAVEALDPRELDLPEVGLLTLVDPETGRRREIQTSNRKLRRRYADAMAAHRTRTAQAIRAAGAAHLVLRTDTDWVRDVAAFATARRRAGARRNQTVRTGVR